The Prinia subflava isolate CZ2003 ecotype Zambia chromosome 5, Cam_Psub_1.2, whole genome shotgun sequence genome window below encodes:
- the LYSET gene encoding lysosomal enzyme trafficking factor — MMNFRQRMGWIGVGLYLLASAAAFYYVFEINETYNKLALEHIQQHPKEPQEGTTWTHSLKVRLLSLPFWLWTIIFLIPYLQMFLFLYSCTRADPKTVGYCIIPICLAVICNRHQTFVKASNQISRLQLIDT; from the coding sequence ATGATGAACTTCCGCCAGAGGATGGGCTGGATTGGTGTGGGGCTGTACTTGCTAGCAAGTGCTGCAGCTTTTTATTACGTCTTTGAAATCAATGAGACTTACAACAAACTAGCACTGGAGCACATTCAGCAACACCCCAAGGAACCACAGGAAGGAACCACATGGACACACTCCTTAAAAGTACGACTGCTATCCTTGCCATTTTGGCTGTGGAcgataatatttttaataccgTATTTACAGATGTTCTTGTTCCTCTATTCCTGTACAAGAGCTGACCCCAAAACTGTTGGGTATTGCATCATTCCTATCTGCTTGGCTGTTATTTGCAATCGTCACCAAACATTTGTGAAGGCCTCTAATCAGATCAGTAGATTACAACTGATTGACACTTAG